A genomic window from Solanum dulcamara chromosome 11, daSolDulc1.2, whole genome shotgun sequence includes:
- the LOC129875241 gene encoding F-box protein At5g49610-like, with product MDRGKRPDLAARNNKIYLDLKDIIKENALPFLPAKSIVKFGAVCRDWRLQISIPFFAHSQSLSCRSTSGFFLQIHGGSPSFIPIDANSCGVPDPLLRFLPEPVDIKSSSNGLLCCQGRQADKSYYICNPVTKQWKKLPKSNANHGSDPAIVLLFEPSLLNFVAEYKIICAFPSTDFGEATEFDIYSSREDSWEIAGEICFGDRKVMPKSGVHVNGIVYWMTTDSILAFDLTKERAQLLQGDFRGFLGVFSGKLCKVYVSGNSIKLDILVNAHSNTMPMRDRIRMWSQKQTVVLDSKIVGGVATNYSVLHVDSDIMVAHCGERTYSYDFKSCATKLLSSQADIFYQCFPYVNSLVSL from the coding sequence ATGGATCGTGGAAAAAGGCCAGACCTTGCTGCACGGAATAATAAGATTTATTTGGATCTTAAGGACATCATCAAAGAGAATGCCCTTCCCTTCCTTCCTGCCAAATCAATTGTCAAATTCGGAGCTGTCTGTAGGGACTGGAGACTCCAGATTTCCATTCCATTTTTTGCCCACAGTCAATCACTTTCTTGTCGCAGTACATCAGGCTTCTTTCTCCAGATTCACGGGGGTTCTCCTTCTTTCATACCCATTGACGCAAACTCTTGTGGGGTGCCAGATCCTCTCCTTAGGTTCTTGCCTGAGCCTGTTGACATTAAATCCTCCTCTAATGGACTGCTTTGCTGCCAAGGCCGTCAAGCGGACAAGTCCTACTACATATGTAATCCCGTTACTAAGCAGTGGAAGAAACTTCCCAAATCAAATGCTAATCATGGATCAGATCCAGCAATTGTGCTCTTATTTGAACCATCGTTGCTCAACTTTGTAGCAGAGTACAAAATTATATGTGCTTTTCCATCCACAGATTTTGGTGAGGCAACTGAATTTGATATATATTCCTCCAGAGAGGATTCTTGGGAGATTGCTGGGGAGATCTGCTTTGGAGATAGAAAAGTAATGCCAAAATCAGGGGTCCATGTGAATGGCATTGTTTACTGGATGACAACTGATAGTATTCTTGCTTTTGATCTAACAAAGGAGAGGGCACAGCTCCTTCAAGGCGACTTTCGTGGCTTCTTGGGGGTTTTTAGTGGAAAGCTCTGTAAGGTTTATGTCAGTGGTAATTCAATCAAGTTAGACATTTTGGTTAATGCCCACTCAAATACAATGCCAATGAGAGACAGAATCAGAATGTGGTCACAGAAACAGACTGTTGTTCTTGACAGTAAAATAGTCGGGGGTGTAGCAACGAACTACTCAGTTTTACATGTTGACAGTGATATAATGGTGGCTCATTGTGGAGAAAGAACGTATTCATACGATTTCAAGTCCTGTGCAACAAAATTGCTGAGCAGTCAAGCTGACATTTTTTATCAATGTTTTCCGTATGTAAACAGCCTAGTCTCCCTCTAA